A single Gambusia affinis linkage group LG20, SWU_Gaff_1.0, whole genome shotgun sequence DNA region contains:
- the LOC122823596 gene encoding troponin T, slow skeletal muscle-like isoform X1 gives MYIFSLSSLLLLLCFSADDEEEQGEEEERPRYKPVVTQLAAPKIPEGERVDFDDIHRKRMEKDLLELQTLIDVHFEQRKKEEEELIGLKDRIERRRAERAEQQRVRAEKERDRQTRIAEERQRKEDEETKKRADDEAKKKKVLSNMGAHFGGFLAKEEQRRGKRQTAREIKKKTLAERRKPLSIESLKEDGLRERAKEMWEWIYQLESEKFDLTEKIKKQKYEINVLLNRIQHAQKFKKGHGKGKVGGRWK, from the exons aTGTACATTTTTTCTCTCAGCTCTCTCTtactgctgctgtgtttttctgcagatgatgaagaggagcagggAGAGGAAG AAGAACGTCCCAGATACAA GCCAGTGGTCACACAACTCGCAGCACCAAAAATCCCAGAAGGAGAGAGGGTTGACTTTGAC GATATCCACAGGAAGAGGATGGAGAAGGATCTGCTGGAGCTGCAAACTCTGATTGACGTTCACTTTgagcagaggaagaaggaggaagaggagctgattGGACTCAAAGACAGAATT gagagaaggagagcagagagagCTGAGCAGCAGCGTGTGAGGGCTGAAAAAGAGCGAGACAGACAGACGAGGATTGCa GAAGAACGACAGAGGAAAGAGGACGAGGAAACGAAGAAGAGAGCGGACGATGAggccaagaagaagaaagttctCTCCAACATGGGCGCTCATTTTGGAGGATTCCTTGCAAAG GAAGAACAAAGAAGAGGCAAGAGACAAACAGCAAGAGAGATCAAGAAAAAGACTCTGGCAGAGAGACGGAAGCCACTGAGTATTGAGAGCCTGAAGGAGGACGGCCTCAG AGAGAGAGCCAAGGAGATGTGGGAATGGATCTATCAGCTGGAATCAGAGAAGTTTGACCTCACTGAGaagattaagaaacaaaaatatgaa atcaaCGTCCTTCTGAACAGAATCCAACATGCTCAGAAATT TAAGAAAGGCCATGGGAAGGGGAAGGTCGGAGGCCGATGGAAGTGA
- the LOC122823594 gene encoding carnitine O-palmitoyltransferase 1, liver isoform-like isoform X2 — protein sequence MAEAHQAVAFQFTVTPDGIDLRLSHQALSEIYLSGVRSWKKRIIRVKNRVISGVYPASPSSWLFVVIAILATMYTRSDPSMGLIAKIQEHLPVSQISTQCQAVVSAVVFSTMLWLLLIFTMRLCLKQLLSYHRWMFEQHGKMSTTTKIWVALVRIFSGRKPLLYSYQGSLPNLPVPAVKDTVKRYLESVRPLVDDAEYERRNKLAAEFESSLGKRLQWYLKLKALWASNYVSDWWEEYVYLRGRSPIMVNSNYYGMDFQYVTPTPIQAARAGNTIHAFFLYRRKLNKEEIKPWLLRSAVPCCSYQFERMFDTCRIPGALTDSVQHWEDSDYIVVYHKGRYFRLRVYQAGRILSPREIEFQIQRILDNSTPPSKGEAKLGALTAGERITWAKARQEYFSSGVNKRSLDCVERAAFFVVLDDDERGMMADNSPEGLDRYAKSLLHGNCYDRWFDKSFTVVYYKNGKSGINAEHSWADAPVVAHVWEFVLTTDSFHLGYNEEGHCKGEVDSSLPPPQKLNWEIPSECEEQISRSLAVAQALADDVDFHVFSFRDFGKGKIKKCRVSPDAFVQMALQLAYFRDRGTFCLTYEASMTRLFREGRTETVRSCSSESSAFVRALDGGEPADVCQRLFHAASEKHQQLYRMAMTGAGIDRHLFCLYVVSKYLGVDSPFLKEVLSEPWRLSTSQTPVQQGELFDLVNYPEYISCGGGFGPVADDGYGVSYMFVTENIINFHISCKHSCSETDAHVFGSKIRAALHDLLHLLDPVYKEPNNERSKAEVKKDK from the exons ATGGCGGAGGCCCACCAGGCTGTAGCCTTCCAGTTCACCGTCACTCCAGACGGCATCGACCTGCGGCTGTCCCACCAGGCGCTCTCTGAGATCTACCTCTCCGGGGTTCGCTCATGGAAGAAGCGCATCATCAGAGTCAAG AACAGAGTGATCTCAGGTGTGTATCCTGCCAGTCCTTCTTCTTGGCTGTTTGTGGTGATCGCCATCCTGGCCACCATGTACACCCGCTCCGACCCGTCCATGGGACTCATAGCCAAGATCCAGGAGCACCTGCCTGTCAG CCAGATTAGCACGCAGTGCCAAGCGGTGGTGTCAGCGGTGGTCTTCAGCACGATGCTGTGGCTGCTGCTCATCTTCACCATGCGGCTGTGCCTCAAGCAGCTGCTCTCCTACCACCGCTGGATGTTCGAGCAGCACGGCAAGATGTCCACCACCACCAAAATCTGGGTG GCTCTGGTGCGGATCTTCTCTGGCAGGAAGCCTCTGCTCTACAGCTACCAGGGATCGCTGCCAAACCTGCCTGTGCCTGCCGTGAAGGACACAGTCAAGAGG TATCTTGAATCAgtgcgccccctggtggacgACGCGGAGTACGAGCGGAGAAACAAGCTGGCCGCGGAGTTCGAGAGCAGCCTCGGTAAACGCCTGCAGTGGTACCTCAAACTCAAAGCGCTCTGGGCCTCAAACTAC gTTAGTGACTGGTGGGAGGAATACGTCTATCTACGAGGACGGAGCCCCATCATGGTCAACAGTAACTACTATGGCATG GACTTCCAGTATGTGACTCCCACACCCATCCAGGCAGCCAGAGCCGGGAACACCATCCATGCCTTCTTCTTGTACCGCAGGAAACTCAACAAAGAGGAGATTAAACCT TGGTTGTTGAGGTCTGCAGTTCCTTGCTGCTCCTATCAGTTTGAGCGGATGTTTGACACTTGTCGAATCCCCGGAGCGCTGACAg ATTCTGTTCAGCACTGGGAGGACAGCGACTACATCGTGGTTTACCACAAAGGTCGATACTTCCGCCTCAGGGTGTACCAGGCCGGCAGGATCCTGTCGCCCCGGGAGATCGAGTTCCAGATTCAACGCATCCTCGACAACTCGACGCCGCCGTCCAAAGGAGAGGCCAAGCTAGGAGCTCTTACCGCCGGGGAAAG AATCACCTGGGCGAAAGCCAGGCAGGAGTATTTCAGCAGCGGCGTCAATAAACGCTCTCTAGACTGCGTCGAGAGGGCGGCCTTCTTCGTGGTGCTGGACGATGACGAGCGAGGCATGATGGCCGACAATTCACCAGAAGGTCTGGACCGCTACGCCAAGTCCTTGTTGCATGGAAACTGCTACGACAG GTGGTTCGATAAATCCTTCACAGTCGTTTACTACAAGAATGGGAAGAGTGGGATAAACGCAGAACACTCGTGGGCCGACGCGCCGGTAGTCGCCCATGTGTGGGAG TTCGTTCTCACTACCGACAGCTTCCATCTCGGCTACAACGAGGAGGGACACTGCAAGGGGGAGGTCGACTCGTCGCTGCCTCCACCGCAGAAACTCAACTGGGAAATTCCCTCAGAG TGCGAGGAGCAGATCTCCCGCTCTCTGGCGGTCGCCCAGGCTCTGGCTGACGACGTCgacttccatgttttctccttcCGAGATTTCGGCAAAGGAAAGATAAAGAAGTGCCGCGTCAGTCCTGATGCTTTTGTACAGATGGCTCTTCAGCTGGCTTACTTCAGG GATCGAGGGACGTTCTGTTTGACGTACGAAGCGTCCATGACCCGCCTGTTCCGGGAGGGCAGGACGGAGACGGTTCGCTCCTGCTCCAGTGAGAGCAGCGCCTTCGTTCGAGCGCTGGACGGCGGCGAG CCAGCAGACGTGTGCCAGCGTTTGTTCCACGCCGCGTCAGAGAAACACCAACAGTTGTACCGGATGGCAATGACCGGAGCCGGGATCGATCGGCACCTGTTCTGCCTCTACGTGGTTTCCAAATACCTGGGAGTGGACTCGCCCTTCTTGAAAGAG GTTCTGTCTGAGCCGTGGAGACTGTCGACGAGTCAGACTCCcgtccagcagggggagctgttCGACTTGGTTAACTACCCAGAGTACATCTCCTGTGGAGGCGGCTTTGGGCCT GTGGCTGATGATGGTTATGGAGTTTCTTACATGTTTGTGACAGAGAACATAATTAATTTCCACATCTCATGTAAACACTCGTGTTCTGAAACT GACGCCCATGTCTTCGGCAGTAAGATCCGGGCAGCTTTGCACGATCTGCTCCATCTGCTGGACCCCGTCTACAAGGAGCCCAACAACGAGCGGAGCAAAGCTGAGGTCAAAAAAGACAAGTAG
- the LOC122823596 gene encoding troponin T, slow skeletal muscle-like isoform X2 codes for MSFPEEHGGRQEDDEEEQGEEEERPRYKPVVTQLAAPKIPEGERVDFDDIHRKRMEKDLLELQTLIDVHFEQRKKEEEELIGLKDRIERRRAERAEQQRVRAEKERDRQTRIAEERQRKEDEETKKRADDEAKKKKVLSNMGAHFGGFLAKEEQRRGKRQTAREIKKKTLAERRKPLSIESLKEDGLRERAKEMWEWIYQLESEKFDLTEKIKKQKYEINVLLNRIQHAQKFKKGHGKGKVGGRWK; via the exons ATGTCTTTTCCAGAAGAACATGG AGGCCGTCAGGAGg atgatgaagaggagcagggAGAGGAAG AAGAACGTCCCAGATACAA GCCAGTGGTCACACAACTCGCAGCACCAAAAATCCCAGAAGGAGAGAGGGTTGACTTTGAC GATATCCACAGGAAGAGGATGGAGAAGGATCTGCTGGAGCTGCAAACTCTGATTGACGTTCACTTTgagcagaggaagaaggaggaagaggagctgattGGACTCAAAGACAGAATT gagagaaggagagcagagagagCTGAGCAGCAGCGTGTGAGGGCTGAAAAAGAGCGAGACAGACAGACGAGGATTGCa GAAGAACGACAGAGGAAAGAGGACGAGGAAACGAAGAAGAGAGCGGACGATGAggccaagaagaagaaagttctCTCCAACATGGGCGCTCATTTTGGAGGATTCCTTGCAAAG GAAGAACAAAGAAGAGGCAAGAGACAAACAGCAAGAGAGATCAAGAAAAAGACTCTGGCAGAGAGACGGAAGCCACTGAGTATTGAGAGCCTGAAGGAGGACGGCCTCAG AGAGAGAGCCAAGGAGATGTGGGAATGGATCTATCAGCTGGAATCAGAGAAGTTTGACCTCACTGAGaagattaagaaacaaaaatatgaa atcaaCGTCCTTCTGAACAGAATCCAACATGCTCAGAAATT TAAGAAAGGCCATGGGAAGGGGAAGGTCGGAGGCCGATGGAAGTGA
- the LOC122823594 gene encoding carnitine O-palmitoyltransferase 1, liver isoform-like isoform X1 — MAEAHQAVAFQFTVTPDGIDLRLSHQALSEIYLSGVRSWKKRIIRVKNRVISGVYPASPSSWLFVVIAILATMYTRSDPSMGLIAKIQEHLPVSQISTQCQAVVSAVVFSTMLWLLLIFTMRLCLKQLLSYHRWMFEQHGKMSTTTKIWVALVRIFSGRKPLLYSYQGSLPNLPVPAVKDTVKRYLESVRPLVDDAEYERRNKLAAEFESSLGKRLQWYLKLKALWASNYVSDWWEEYVYLRGRSPIMVNSNYYGMDFQYVTPTPIQAARAGNTIHAFFLYRRKLNKEEIKPSRVPGTIIPLCSAQCERIYNTTRIPGEETDSVQHWEDSDYIVVYHKGRYFRLRVYQAGRILSPREIEFQIQRILDNSTPPSKGEAKLGALTAGERITWAKARQEYFSSGVNKRSLDCVERAAFFVVLDDDERGMMADNSPEGLDRYAKSLLHGNCYDRWFDKSFTVVYYKNGKSGINAEHSWADAPVVAHVWEFVLTTDSFHLGYNEEGHCKGEVDSSLPPPQKLNWEIPSECEEQISRSLAVAQALADDVDFHVFSFRDFGKGKIKKCRVSPDAFVQMALQLAYFRDRGTFCLTYEASMTRLFREGRTETVRSCSSESSAFVRALDGGEPADVCQRLFHAASEKHQQLYRMAMTGAGIDRHLFCLYVVSKYLGVDSPFLKEVLSEPWRLSTSQTPVQQGELFDLVNYPEYISCGGGFGPVADDGYGVSYMFVTENIINFHISCKHSCSETDAHVFGSKIRAALHDLLHLLDPVYKEPNNERSKAEVKKDK; from the exons ATGGCGGAGGCCCACCAGGCTGTAGCCTTCCAGTTCACCGTCACTCCAGACGGCATCGACCTGCGGCTGTCCCACCAGGCGCTCTCTGAGATCTACCTCTCCGGGGTTCGCTCATGGAAGAAGCGCATCATCAGAGTCAAG AACAGAGTGATCTCAGGTGTGTATCCTGCCAGTCCTTCTTCTTGGCTGTTTGTGGTGATCGCCATCCTGGCCACCATGTACACCCGCTCCGACCCGTCCATGGGACTCATAGCCAAGATCCAGGAGCACCTGCCTGTCAG CCAGATTAGCACGCAGTGCCAAGCGGTGGTGTCAGCGGTGGTCTTCAGCACGATGCTGTGGCTGCTGCTCATCTTCACCATGCGGCTGTGCCTCAAGCAGCTGCTCTCCTACCACCGCTGGATGTTCGAGCAGCACGGCAAGATGTCCACCACCACCAAAATCTGGGTG GCTCTGGTGCGGATCTTCTCTGGCAGGAAGCCTCTGCTCTACAGCTACCAGGGATCGCTGCCAAACCTGCCTGTGCCTGCCGTGAAGGACACAGTCAAGAGG TATCTTGAATCAgtgcgccccctggtggacgACGCGGAGTACGAGCGGAGAAACAAGCTGGCCGCGGAGTTCGAGAGCAGCCTCGGTAAACGCCTGCAGTGGTACCTCAAACTCAAAGCGCTCTGGGCCTCAAACTAC gTTAGTGACTGGTGGGAGGAATACGTCTATCTACGAGGACGGAGCCCCATCATGGTCAACAGTAACTACTATGGCATG GACTTCCAGTATGTGACTCCCACACCCATCCAGGCAGCCAGAGCCGGGAACACCATCCATGCCTTCTTCTTGTACCGCAGGAAACTCAACAAAGAGGAGATTAAACCT AGTCGCGTCCCCGGCACCATCATTCCTCTGTGCTCAGCTCAGTGTGAGAGGATTTACAACACCACACGAATTCCCGGGGAGGAGACGg ATTCTGTTCAGCACTGGGAGGACAGCGACTACATCGTGGTTTACCACAAAGGTCGATACTTCCGCCTCAGGGTGTACCAGGCCGGCAGGATCCTGTCGCCCCGGGAGATCGAGTTCCAGATTCAACGCATCCTCGACAACTCGACGCCGCCGTCCAAAGGAGAGGCCAAGCTAGGAGCTCTTACCGCCGGGGAAAG AATCACCTGGGCGAAAGCCAGGCAGGAGTATTTCAGCAGCGGCGTCAATAAACGCTCTCTAGACTGCGTCGAGAGGGCGGCCTTCTTCGTGGTGCTGGACGATGACGAGCGAGGCATGATGGCCGACAATTCACCAGAAGGTCTGGACCGCTACGCCAAGTCCTTGTTGCATGGAAACTGCTACGACAG GTGGTTCGATAAATCCTTCACAGTCGTTTACTACAAGAATGGGAAGAGTGGGATAAACGCAGAACACTCGTGGGCCGACGCGCCGGTAGTCGCCCATGTGTGGGAG TTCGTTCTCACTACCGACAGCTTCCATCTCGGCTACAACGAGGAGGGACACTGCAAGGGGGAGGTCGACTCGTCGCTGCCTCCACCGCAGAAACTCAACTGGGAAATTCCCTCAGAG TGCGAGGAGCAGATCTCCCGCTCTCTGGCGGTCGCCCAGGCTCTGGCTGACGACGTCgacttccatgttttctccttcCGAGATTTCGGCAAAGGAAAGATAAAGAAGTGCCGCGTCAGTCCTGATGCTTTTGTACAGATGGCTCTTCAGCTGGCTTACTTCAGG GATCGAGGGACGTTCTGTTTGACGTACGAAGCGTCCATGACCCGCCTGTTCCGGGAGGGCAGGACGGAGACGGTTCGCTCCTGCTCCAGTGAGAGCAGCGCCTTCGTTCGAGCGCTGGACGGCGGCGAG CCAGCAGACGTGTGCCAGCGTTTGTTCCACGCCGCGTCAGAGAAACACCAACAGTTGTACCGGATGGCAATGACCGGAGCCGGGATCGATCGGCACCTGTTCTGCCTCTACGTGGTTTCCAAATACCTGGGAGTGGACTCGCCCTTCTTGAAAGAG GTTCTGTCTGAGCCGTGGAGACTGTCGACGAGTCAGACTCCcgtccagcagggggagctgttCGACTTGGTTAACTACCCAGAGTACATCTCCTGTGGAGGCGGCTTTGGGCCT GTGGCTGATGATGGTTATGGAGTTTCTTACATGTTTGTGACAGAGAACATAATTAATTTCCACATCTCATGTAAACACTCGTGTTCTGAAACT GACGCCCATGTCTTCGGCAGTAAGATCCGGGCAGCTTTGCACGATCTGCTCCATCTGCTGGACCCCGTCTACAAGGAGCCCAACAACGAGCGGAGCAAAGCTGAGGTCAAAAAAGACAAGTAG
- the LOC122823595 gene encoding dynein axonemal assembly factor 3-like → MSAGRVSEGAGWFSWWGFSPARNLLRFGPVKSDGEMNVLLVGSGDPRHILKTIADSPVEQNLHMWVIESSMDVVARQLLLLYVTLMPQEKMGVNEKTEVFLELFGNTEIRSQTEETLRRAASQLIHSVTEITEDPINTCLNTTLLKFKERDELARIFKLWIQPAGSSPVIMSKAWDYRVRQHLGTRYNSKKGCFDWDLTMKLHEKGCGVISKQQYVQWRGKGLAFEMREGIYQTTNPTLLSTRVFNKKGDKVGIQGYWGDIVSSPYLSFGIESDDKKLLKTQNGQHLSTAQDISSANLQELFRSLSSRRRYLTTSHSDMEAKEAPKLSQQKSLNDLMHLSGVSVTFLPLDSLQKLPQKYKYFHYFNSIYFSASCVHQLDPMMGQIAAPDAVLVVELAKYILDLNKEQEAGFAETVANLALKAGFEPWCEGASDGSNDGVHCVFVQQKK, encoded by the exons ATGAGTGCAGGTCGGGTGTCTGAAGGAGCGGGCTGGTTCTCCTGGTGGGGCTTCAGTCCAGCCCGGAATCTGCTCAGATTCG GCCCTGTGAAATCTGATGGAGAAATGAATGTGCTGCTGGTTGGCAGCGGGGATCCCAGACATATTTTGAAGACTATTGCGGATTCTCCAGTCGAGCAAAACCTTCAT ATGTGGGTGATTGAAAGCAGCATGGACGTCGTGGCTcggcagctgctgctcctctacGTTACGCTGATGCCACAGGAAAAGATGGGAGTTAACG agaagACTGAAGTTTTCTTGGAGCTTTTTGGAAACACGGAAATCCGGAGTCAGACAGAAGAGACGCTGCGGCGAGCCGCATCACAACTCATTCACTCGGTCACTGAAATAACAGAGGACCCCATAAACACCTGTCTGAACACAACACTCCTGAAG tttaaagAGCGGGATGAGCTAGCCAGGATATTCAAGCTGTGGATCCAGCCTGCAGGTTCTTCTCCTGTCATCATGTCCAAAGCCTGGGATTATCGGGTCAGGCAGCATCTTGGTACCCGCTACAACTCCAAGAAGGGATGTTTCGACTGGGACCTCACCATGAAGCTGCATGAGAAAGGG TGTGGAGTCATCAGCAAACAGCAGTATGTACAATGGAGAGGAAAAGGTTTGGCGTTCGAAATGAGGGAAGGAATCTACCAAACAACCAACCCCACTTTACTCTCCACAAGGGTTTTTAATAAG AAAGGAGACAAAGTTGGCATCCAAGGCTACTGGGGAGACATCGTTTCAAGCCCGTATCTTTCTTTTGGTATTGAAAGTGACGACAAGAAGCTGCTGAAAACACAGAATGGGCAACACCTCAGT ACGGCCCAGGATATCTCTTCTGCAAACCTGCAGGAGTTGTTCCGGTCCCTGTCCAGCAGGCGGCGCTATCTCACTACTTCTCATTCAGACATGGAGGCGAAGGAAGCACCCAAACTGAGTCAGCAAAAATCACTTAATG ATTTAATGCACCTCAGCGGCGTCTCTGTCACATTTCTGCCTTTAGACTCTCTTCAAAAGCTGCCACAGAAGTATAAATACTTCCACTACTTCAACTCTATTTACTTCTCTGCCAG CTGCGTCCACCAGTTGGACCCCATGATGGGACAGATTGCTGCACCAGACGCTGTGCTTGTCGTGGAGCTGGCCAA GTACATTTTGGACCTGAACAAGGAGCAGGAAGCGGGCTTTGCAGAGACGGTGGCGAACTTGGCGCTAAAGGCAGGATTTGAACCCTGGTGTGAGGGCGCCAGTGATGGCAGCAATGATGGCGTCCACTGCGTTTTCGTTCAGCAGAAAAAGTGA